CAGGATCACCTCGACTTCGATGTGGCCGGTCTCGCTGTCGTAGCGGCCCTCGGGCTCGCCCTCGACCGACACCGTCGCGGTCACGCGGCCGAGGTCGGTGCCGACGCGGTCGGTGAGCGGCGGGAAGTTGAGGAGGCGGACCGTGCCGGCGTTGCGGTCGAGCGTGGCACGGAAGAGGACCGGCTCGTCATCGTCGGCGGGCTTGCGGACGAGGTGGCGGTTGTCGCCGTCGAGGATGCGGTGCGCGAGGAGGGCGTAGACGTCCGCGTCGAGGCGAGCGGAGAATTGCGTCGGCAGATCGGTCGGCATCGGAGGAGGAGTAGGGGAAGCGGGACAGCGAGGAGATACAGAAAACCCCGACAACCTTACGGGGTTGCCGGGGCCCTCAGCTTTGGCAGCCTTACGGGGCTGCCGTCTTTGTTGCGGTTAAAACGAGAACGCGCGGCTGTTAGTTTCTATTGCCCCTCGTTTAACACATGCTTCATACACGCTGTTCAAGCGCGGCTAGAGCGGGGCGTTTCGTGTCCAGCGAATGCGGTCGCCGGCGGCGATGCCGTAGCGGTCCGTGAACCCCGCCGGGGTCTCGACGATGTATTCGGCCTGCCCTTCGGCGTAGACGGACTCCGTGGAGTACGGCGTGGTGTACTTCGCCGTGTTGATGACGACCGAGTCCGGCGTGACGAACGTGATGTCGAGCGAGAGCGGGGTGTTCGCCATCCAGAACCCGTGGCGCTCGACGCGCGGCATGAGGAAGAGCATCCCGCTCTGTTCGGGGAGCGAGGTCCGCTGCATCAGCCCACGCTGCGTCGCCGAGTCGCCCTGCGCGATCTCGATGGCGATCGTGACGATGTCCTCGCCGTCTTCGCGGTAGAACGTGAGCGTGCCGTCGGTGCGGAAGGGGATGTCGGCGGCGGGCTGCGCGGTCGGAGCCGTACGCTCGGGAGCCTCGTCGCGGCAGCCGGCGCTGAGGAGGGCGAGCAGGAGGAGGGCGGGGAGAGAGCGGAGCATATTTGGAGCTGTTAGCTGTTAGCTATGGGCTGTCGGCGCGCGAGCTGAGAGCTAGCGGATCAGGCGGGCGGTGACGGCGTCGCAGACGAGCACGCCCTCATCGGTGAGGCGTACGACGCTGCTGCGGATCGGGTGGATGAGTCCGGCGGATTCGAGCTCGGCGAGGGCGTCGACCTTCTCCGTCAGCAGGTCGACGCCATACGTGTCTTCGAGCACGTCGAGGTCGAGGCCGTCGTCGGTGCGGAGGCGGAGCAAGACGTACTCGTCGGCGAGGTCGTCGGCGCCGAGGCGTTCCTGCGTGTCGATCGGGCGCTGGCCCTGCTGGAGGAGGGCCTGGTAGCGGGAGAGGTTGCGGACGTTCGCCCAGCGCCCGGCGAGCGAGCGCGTCTGCCGCCAGAACGCGTGCGCGCTCGGGCCGAAGCCGAGGTAGTTCGCGTGCTGCCAGTAGAGCTGGTTGTGCTGGCTGCGGGCGCCGGGCTGGGCGAAGCTGGAGACCTCGTAGTGCTCGTAGCCGTAGTGCCGGAGCGTGTCCATCGTGTCGAGGAATCGGTCGCGCATGGCCTCGTCGGGCGTGGGGAGGACGAGGCCGCGGGCGACCTGCTTCGCGAGCGGCGTCCGCTCCTCGACCGTCAGCCCGTAGGTCGAGAGGTGGGGGACGCCCAGGCCGGCGGCGCGTTCGAGGTTCGCCATCCAGTGCTCGGCGGGCTGGTCCGGCAGCCCGAAGATGAGGTCGACGGAGAACGAGTCGAACCCGACGCGGCGGATCGTGTCGATCGCGCGCTCGGCCTCGGCCGCGCCGTGGACGCGGTTCATGAACCGGAGGTCCTCGTCGAAGAACGACTGCACGCCGAGCGAGAGCCGCGTGACGCCGAGGCTGCGGAGCCCGCCGAGGTAGTCCCGCGTCGCGTCCTCGGGGTTGACCTCGAACGTGACCTCGCGGACTTCGGAGAGGTCGAAGTCGCGGGCGACGCCTTGCATCACTCGGGCGACTTCTTCGAGCGGCAGGAGGGACGGCGTGCCGCCGCCGAAGTAGACCGTCTCGACGGCTTCGCGCGCGCCGTACTCCCGCCCGTACGCCTCGATCTCGACGAGGAGCGCGTCCACGAACGGCCGGTAGGCGCGGCTCGTCGTGGTGAAGTAGAAGTCGCAGTAGATGCAGCGCTGCGAGCAGAAGGGGATATGGACGTAGAGTCCGGCCACGCGGTGGAGGATTTTGAACCCGACGCGCTCACGCGCTCGCTGCCCAAGCGTTCCCTCGGCCCATCGCCGCCGTGGTATCTTCGCGGCGTCCTAACCCTCGCCGCCCGCGTGCTCCTCAGCCACGGTCCCTGTCGGCGGTGTCACGGCGGCTCATCGCATGAGCACCATCCGTGCCGCCCCCGTCGCCGTGCCCGTGTGCACGCGGACGAGGTAGAGCCCCGGCGCGAGGCCCCCGAGGTCGAGCGCCGCCGTGTGCGCGCCCGCCCCCCGCACGCCGAGGTCCACCGAGCGCGCCCGCCGCCCGAGCACGTCCATCACCGCCACGCGCACCGGCCCCGCCTCGGCCAGCGTGAACCGCACGACGGCCCGGCCCCGCGCCGGGTTCGGCGCCACCGACACTGCGAGGCCCACCGGGGAAACACCCGGCGCGTCCTCCGCCGCCGTGAGCACGCCCGCGAGGTCGAAGGCGAACACCGCCCCCGCGTCCGCCCCCGCTGTGTCCTCCTCCGGGTGCCCCACCACCGCCAGCGACCCGCTCACCCCCACCGCCCACCCGCTGCCGAAGGGGGACGCCGCCGTCACCGTCGAGAGCTTCGCCACCGCGCGCCACGTCGGCTCGGTTCCCTCGCTACGCGTGAACACGAACGCCCCCAGCGGCGGGGCCGTCGCCCCCCCACGCAGGAACGCCGAGGCCACGAGGACCGCCTTGCCCCCCGGCCCCGTCGAGAGCGCTACGCCGTAGCCGAACTGCTCCAGCCCCTCCTCCCCGGGCGGCAGCGTCAGCTCCGCCTCTTGGACCCACGTGCCGACCTCGCCGGGCTCCCCTTCGAGCCGCCACACGCGGACGTAGCCCGCGCCGACCCCGCCGCCGAGGCAGCCCTCCGTCGCCCCCGCCGCCGCCAGCCACACGCCGCCCACCTCGGCCAGCGCCACCGCGTGCCCGAGGCACGCCCCGTTGCCGCCGAGGAACCGCGCCTCCTGCACCCATGCGCCTCCGCCCGGAGCGCCGGGGCTCTCGTCCAATCGCCAGAGGTAGGCCGCGCCCCGGAAGGGCGAGCCCCCGCTGTAGGGGCCGCCCGCCATCGCCCGCCACACCCCGTCGGTGCCGTGCACGATGGATGCCCGCTGGTGCGGGCGCGCTCCGTCCACGGTGAGGCCCTGGAAGGTGTCGCCCGGCTCCGGTTCGAAGCGGGCCTCCTCCACCCACACCGCATCCGGGGCGTTGGACCGGCGCAGCACCCAGGCCCGCCCGCCGCCGAGGGTGATGATCCGCTCCTCGGTGGCGGCGGTGCCGGTGCCGTCGCGGGCGACGGCGACGGCCTGCCCGAAGAAGCGGCTGTCTTCGAGGTCGGCCACGCGGAGGGCGGCCTCTTGCGTCCACGCCCCGGTCGAGGCGTCGTAGCGGAAGACGTGGGCGGCTCCGTTGTACATCCCCGAGGCCGGGGGCGCGACGCGGACGGGAGCCCCGACGACGGCAAGCGTGCCGTCGGCGGAGAGCGCGCAGGCGACGCCGAGGAATCCAGCCGCGTCGGCATCGAGCCGATCCGCCTGCATCCACTCGCCGCCCGAGCGCGTGAAGAGGTAGGCGGCCTGAGGCGGGAACGTGCCCGGTGCCCCACCGAGGGCGAGGGGACCGGCGGGCGGCAGTCCTGCTTCGGGAGCAGCGTCGGGCACGACAGCAGCGGCGGCACAGGAGCCGAGGAAGTCGCCCGCGTCGGTGTCGTCCCCGACGAAGAGTGCCCCCTCCAGCGCGGGGACCGGCTGCGCGGTCGCGGGTACGGCGAACCCAGCGAGGAGCGCGAGGAGAACGAAGGCGGAACGGCGCATGGGAGCGGAGGTCGTTAGAGCAGAGGGGTCGCGCACGCTGGGATGGTCGCTCGCCGTTTGTTCCGTAACAAGGAATTAGGGGACTATCCATAGAGTACGCATTGCTCCTCCGATTCCCAATCGTCTGTGAGGAGCGCGTCTGCTCCCCATTCCGAGCATGTGCGCCGACACAGGCGGCTCGAAGGCTGTTAGGTGGCGAACCTCGCCACGCGCCCGGTCGCTTATCTTCGGAGCCGTTTCCAACTCCCCGCCGCCCGCGTGCTCGACTTCCACCGCCTCCACTCGCAGCTCTCCGACTTCAGCGCGTACCGCGTGGACGAAGACGCGCGCCGCGTCGACAAGCTGAAGCTCGCGCTCGACGCCTTCCGCGATTGTGCACCGGAATGGGAGGCGCTCCGCGACCGCGTCGCCCACGACCGCCCCCGCACGCTCGTCGCCGGTCTCCGCGAGCGGCCCGACGGCTGCGCGACGTGCGGCCCGCGCCCGACGCCCATCACGCTCGTCGCCACGGACGGCTCGCAGATCTACCCCGACCGCCACGTCGAGCCGACGTGCTACCTCCTCAACGTCAGCCGGATCGCGTTCCACTACGGCACCGAGGAACCACCCCTCATGGCGGCCGAGCCCGAGCTCCGCTTCCGCCGCCGCGACCTCGACGAACTCAACGCCGACGAGGGCGAGGAGGCGTTCTTCGACGTATCGACGGAAGTCGTCTCCGCGCTCCGCGACGAGCAGGAACTCCACTGGCTCTTCGAGACCGCCTTCGCCGAGCGCCGCAGCGCCCGCCCCGTCCTCGCCCTCGCCGACGGCACGCTGATCCGCTGGATGCTGCGCGGGATGAACCACCGCGTGCTCGAAGACAAGCTCATCCAGCGCTACCTCGCGATCCTCGAACGCTTCCGCGACGAGGGCATCCCCGTCTGCTCGTACGTCTCGATGCCGGGCAACACCGAACTCATCAACCTCCTCGGCCTCTTCCGCGAGGAGCCCGACGACGCGCCCGACGCGGACTCCGTGCTCGGGCTCGTCGACCGGCTCGTGTTCGAGCGGACGTTGCAGGTCGGCGAGCGGTCGGCGCTCTTCGAGTCGGGCTCGCACATCCAGCGGGAGTACGGGCCGCACCACCGGATCTGCTATTTCTACGTCCGCCTCCCCGAAGAGGTGGGTCGCGTCGAACTGCCCGCGTGGGTGGCCGAGCAGCCGGGCTGGCTCGACCTCATCCACGCCGTCGTCGTCGATCAGGCGGAGAAGGGCGGCGGCTATCCGATCATCCTCACCGAGGCGCACGAGCGCGCCGTGATCCGAGCGCAGGAGAAGGCGCTGTTCTACCGCATCCTCGAACGCGAGATGCAGCGGGCCGGTCTGCGCGGCTACGCCGGCTCGCAGAAAGCCGCCTCGAAACGCGCGCCGCGGATTTGAGGCGGCTTGTACAAAGCGAGCGCGTGACATCCAATTGCTGTTGATGCGAACTTTACGTCATCAAGGGACGAAAGGCGAATGGTTGAGGGATCTACTCTTAGCCTCGATCATCGCTCTCATTTTGCTCGTCGTAGGGTTTTTCGGTTTTGCGATCCTATTTGGCACCAATGAGGGCACCCTTGATCCAGCCGAAGGAGATACTGTCTGGGGACGTACTGCCACTAGTATCTATGCTGTCCTAAATTTTCCGTTGAGTCTCCTCTTCCGGACTATCAGCAGTGCCTTTGCCTCGAGTGAGGCTACATGGTGGGGAGCCGGTTTAGAGATCTTCGCCCTTCTCGGGATTTTTATTGATGCTTGGCTTTACGGATTCGCCGCAATCTTTGGCCTTCGGTGGGTTCAGGCTACTATAGCCCGCCTGTTTGCATAATTCGCATCAGAAACAGATGTCCGATCCTATCGCCGAAGTCATCGAGTCGAGCACGCGGCACTTCGTGGCCGAGGTGCTGCGCGACGCCGAGGCGCCGGACTTCGGCGCGTGGGCGGAGGTCGTGCTGGAGGAAGGCACGTCGCTCTTCGCCGTCGTGGCGCACGTCGAGACCGGGAGCGTGGAGCCGGGCCGCCGGGCGATGGCGCTCGGGATGGACCGGGCGACGCTCCGCCGCGAGATGCCGCAGGTGATGGAACTGATCCGCACGACATTCCGCGCCCAGGTCCTCGCGTATCGTGACGCGCGCGGCACCCTGCATCAAACGCTCCCGCCACGTCCCGCTGCGCTCCACGACATGGTCCGCCCGTGCAGCGACGACACCGTCTGCGCGCTCGGTACACCGTTCGACTACCTCCGCACGCTCGTCCGCCACCCGGAGATGGGCGTCCCGACGGACGACCTGCTTGTGGCGCTCCTCCGCCGGACGTATAAAGCCTACGGCGCGGGTGAGGAGGGCACGCGTGCGCTCCTCAGCGCCGGCCGCGCCCTCAGCCGCCTGCTCGACGACGACCACGAGCGGCTTCAGTCGATCCTCCGCCGTGTGACGTGAGCGGGCTGGAGGATGGAGGAGCGAGTATGAAGGGTGGCGAATGCGGAGCGCAGGTGAAGCCTGACGACGACCGCCCGGCGGTAAACCACCGGGCTCACAGGCCGAACGACGCTGAAGCGCCCTACCTCGGACTTCAAAGTGTCAGCCCCAGCGGGGCTTACGCTGTAAGCCGGGGCTTCAGACCCCGGCGGAGGCTCGGTCGTCCACACGTCCCACACTCAAAAGATGACGCCGACGCGGGCCGGCACGATCAGCGCCGTCCGCGACTCGCCGATCACGAGCGCCGGGTCGATCTCGACGTACAGCGACGACTCGTTGAGCGGGCGCACCCAGCCGAGGCCGAGGTGGAGCGCCGGCCCGCCCTCCGCGTTCGAGTCGCCGAGGGGGAAGTAGCCGCCGAAGCCGCCGATGAGGTAGCGCGCCCACTGCGGCGAGCGCGGGAGCGTGACGATGCCCGAGACCTGCGGGTTGAAGAGGTAGTTCGCGTCGTCGCGCCCGCCGAGGAGGAAGCCTGCGAACCCGGCGCCGACGGCCACCGAGAAGTCGGCGTTGATGGGGAACGAGGCACGGCCCCGGACGCCGAGGCCGAACCCGTCGTCGAGCACGTCGCCGCTGGCGAGGGAGAGGAGGGCGTCGAAGCCGGCGCCGAAGCGGGGGTTGAGGCCGCCGCGTTGCGCCGTGGCGGAGGAGGCGAAGAGGCAGGCGAGGAGGACGAGGGAGGCGAGACGGAGCATGGAGTCGGCGGGGTGGCGGGGTCGGAAACGGAGAGCGGCCATCGGAGAGGGGCGGCCGGCGGTGCGACTCGGTAGCCGCGCGCCGGGCCGCCAAAGTTACTCACGGGCCGGCCGAAGCAGGACAGAGCTGGCTCCGCTGTCGTTTCTTTGGAGGACGTTGAAGCTGCCGCAAACCCTCGCAACCGGCGCTGCACCGCGTTCGTACCCCCTTGCGTCCCTTGTCCATCCCACGCCCTGTGCCATGGAATTTTTCGAGTTCGTGCTCGTCATCTCGCTAACCGTCGGTCTGCCGATTACCATCCTGAAGATGGTGATGGAGTACAAGAAGTCCCAGCTCGAGGCTGTGCGGGGAAAGGGCGACGCTGCCGGCGTCACGGCCGGTGAACTGAAGCGGATGCTCGCCGAGGTCGTACGCGAGGCGAACGCGCCGCTCGTGGGGCGGATCGAGGAGTTGGAGCACCGCGCCGACATCGCACCCCCCGGGGGCGACCGTTATCTCGACGCCGAGGCGGGGTTCGGGGAAGACGCGGAGTTCGATGCGGAGGCGGAGGTGGAGCGGACGCTCGGCCGTCGGCTCCGAGGGTAGCCCGGTGAAGCTGGACCGCGACGACGCCTTCTGGAAAGCGCTCGCCGAGCGCCCGTGGCGCCG
This window of the Rhodothermales bacterium genome carries:
- a CDS encoding DUF192 domain-containing protein, with the protein product MLRSLPALLLLALLSAGCRDEAPERTAPTAQPAADIPFRTDGTLTFYREDGEDIVTIAIEIAQGDSATQRGLMQRTSLPEQSGMLFLMPRVERHGFWMANTPLSLDITFVTPDSVVINTAKYTTPYSTESVYAEGQAEYIVETPAGFTDRYGIAAGDRIRWTRNAPL
- the hemW gene encoding radical SAM family heme chaperone HemW, which translates into the protein MAGLYVHIPFCSQRCIYCDFYFTTTSRAYRPFVDALLVEIEAYGREYGAREAVETVYFGGGTPSLLPLEEVARVMQGVARDFDLSEVREVTFEVNPEDATRDYLGGLRSLGVTRLSLGVQSFFDEDLRFMNRVHGAAEAERAIDTIRRVGFDSFSVDLIFGLPDQPAEHWMANLERAAGLGVPHLSTYGLTVEERTPLAKQVARGLVLPTPDEAMRDRFLDTMDTLRHYGYEHYEVSSFAQPGARSQHNQLYWQHANYLGFGPSAHAFWRQTRSLAGRWANVRNLSRYQALLQQGQRPIDTQERLGADDLADEYVLLRLRTDDGLDLDVLEDTYGVDLLTEKVDALAELESAGLIHPIRSSVVRLTDEGVLVCDAVTARLIR
- a CDS encoding T9SS type A sorting domain-containing protein, with protein sequence MRRSAFVLLALLAGFAVPATAQPVPALEGALFVGDDTDAGDFLGSCAAAAVVPDAAPEAGLPPAGPLALGGAPGTFPPQAAYLFTRSGGEWMQADRLDADAAGFLGVACALSADGTLAVVGAPVRVAPPASGMYNGAAHVFRYDASTGAWTQEAALRVADLEDSRFFGQAVAVARDGTGTAATEERIITLGGGRAWVLRRSNAPDAVWVEEARFEPEPGDTFQGLTVDGARPHQRASIVHGTDGVWRAMAGGPYSGGSPFRGAAYLWRLDESPGAPGGGAWVQEARFLGGNGACLGHAVALAEVGGVWLAAAGATEGCLGGGVGAGYVRVWRLEGEPGEVGTWVQEAELTLPPGEEGLEQFGYGVALSTGPGGKAVLVASAFLRGGATAPPLGAFVFTRSEGTEPTWRAVAKLSTVTAASPFGSGWAVGVSGSLAVVGHPEEDTAGADAGAVFAFDLAGVLTAAEDAPGVSPVGLAVSVAPNPARGRAVVRFTLAEAGPVRVAVMDVLGRRARSVDLGVRGAGAHTAALDLGGLAPGLYLVRVHTGTATGAARMVLMR
- a CDS encoding DNA double-strand break repair nuclease NurA, coding for MANLATRPVAYLRSRFQLPAARVLDFHRLHSQLSDFSAYRVDEDARRVDKLKLALDAFRDCAPEWEALRDRVAHDRPRTLVAGLRERPDGCATCGPRPTPITLVATDGSQIYPDRHVEPTCYLLNVSRIAFHYGTEEPPLMAAEPELRFRRRDLDELNADEGEEAFFDVSTEVVSALRDEQELHWLFETAFAERRSARPVLALADGTLIRWMLRGMNHRVLEDKLIQRYLAILERFRDEGIPVCSYVSMPGNTELINLLGLFREEPDDAPDADSVLGLVDRLVFERTLQVGERSALFESGSHIQREYGPHHRICYFYVRLPEEVGRVELPAWVAEQPGWLDLIHAVVVDQAEKGGGYPIILTEAHERAVIRAQEKALFYRILEREMQRAGLRGYAGSQKAASKRAPRI